The following are encoded in a window of Sphaerisporangium siamense genomic DNA:
- a CDS encoding DUF1918 domain-containing protein, with translation MKAEVGDRLVLEGTRPGSHRRVGVITGLHHDDGSPPYDVHWLDQDHDCLVFPGPDAHIEHPATGRQRG, from the coding sequence ATGAAGGCTGAAGTCGGGGATCGGCTGGTTCTTGAGGGGACGCGGCCGGGGAGTCATCGTCGTGTCGGCGTCATCACGGGGCTGCACCATGACGACGGGTCGCCGCCGTATGACGTGCACTGGCTCGATCAGGATCATGATTGCCTGGTCTTTCCTGGGCCGGACGCCCACATCGAGCACCCGGCCACCGGGCGCCAGAGGGGCTGA
- a CDS encoding multicopper oxidase domain-containing protein, with protein MCAVPRPSHPHTPDAHPVHIHEIAFQVTDRRGFDHGIRPPEPWERGDKDTVIAHPHQTTRLKAHFDRPGLFVWHCHVLEHEDNEMMRPYRIGP; from the coding sequence ATGTGCGCCGTACCCCGGCCGTCCCATCCACATACCCCCGACGCCCACCCCGTCCACATCCACGAGATCGCCTTCCAGGTCACCGACCGCCGAGGCTTCGACCACGGCATCCGCCCTCCCGAGCCCTGGGAACGCGGCGACAAGGACACCGTGATCGCCCATCCCCACCAGACGACCCGCCTCAAGGCCCACTTCGACCGCCCCGGCCTCTTCGTCTGGCACTGCCACGTCCTCGAACACGAGGACAACGAAATGATGCGCCCCTACCGCATCGGCCCCTGA
- a CDS encoding GbsR/MarR family transcriptional regulator → MAERTEAFGREASGVPGSRLTHDDRRRISAWLAEGLGYAEIGRRLGRPTSTISREVARNAGPGDYLADHAQQTAGTRARRRRSVHGTEPPPGERSEAARAFVERFAGLLAGTGLTRMASRVFVCLITSDAGSLTAAELVRGLRVSPASVSKAIAHLETLELVGREPDQGGRRERYFVGDDVWIRAWRADTGAHAEVAEAARWGVEIFGDGTPAGDRLARMGGFFRRISEQMGGGSSGTTGRDALTALAALVYAARPLTVDDLAAALGWPRERAAEALGTAEHRPDLTDPLALRRAGPGTYAVTPRDDHLSPAQRAALRPEDHCSP, encoded by the coding sequence GTGGCTGAACGCACCGAGGCGTTCGGACGGGAGGCGAGCGGAGTGCCCGGAAGCAGGCTGACTCATGACGACCGGCGCCGGATCTCGGCCTGGCTCGCCGAAGGGCTCGGGTACGCCGAGATCGGGCGGCGGCTCGGCAGGCCCACGTCCACGATCAGCCGCGAGGTCGCCCGCAACGCCGGCCCCGGCGACTACCTGGCCGACCACGCCCAGCAGACCGCGGGCACCCGCGCCCGCAGGCGCAGGTCCGTCCACGGCACGGAGCCGCCGCCCGGCGAACGGTCCGAGGCGGCGCGTGCCTTCGTGGAGCGGTTCGCGGGCCTGCTGGCCGGGACCGGCCTGACCCGCATGGCCTCCCGGGTGTTCGTCTGCCTGATCACCTCCGACGCCGGAAGCCTGACGGCCGCGGAGCTGGTCCGCGGCCTGCGGGTCAGCCCGGCGTCGGTGTCCAAGGCCATCGCCCACCTGGAGACGCTGGAGCTGGTCGGGCGCGAGCCCGACCAGGGCGGGCGGCGCGAGAGGTACTTCGTCGGCGACGACGTGTGGATCCGGGCGTGGCGCGCGGACACCGGGGCGCACGCGGAGGTCGCGGAGGCCGCGCGGTGGGGAGTCGAGATCTTCGGCGACGGCACGCCCGCCGGGGACCGCCTGGCACGGATGGGCGGGTTCTTCCGCCGGATCAGCGAGCAGATGGGCGGCGGCTCCAGCGGCACGACCGGGCGTGACGCGCTGACGGCGCTCGCCGCGCTGGTGTACGCCGCCCGGCCGCTCACCGTGGACGACCTGGCCGCGGCGCTGGGCTGGCCCAGGGAACGCGCCGCCGAAGCCCTGGGCACGGCGGAACACCGGCCGGACCTCACCGACCCGCTCGCGCTGCGGCGCGCCGGCCCCGGCACGTACGCCGTCACCCCCAGGGACGACCACCTGAGCCCGGCGCAACGCGCGGCGCTGCGTCCGGAGGACCACTGTTCGCCGTAG
- a CDS encoding TetR/AcrR family transcriptional regulator, with the protein MRATTADRGREVRRRLLHVAAELIAERGWTAVSTRLIAERAGVTPGVVHYHFASMRALLAEAALGVIRDLAERLGTGLDQAGTPDEALGLIAGFLRDYDGTDPTSLLFAETYLAAGRDDDLRRALGEVVGGLRRRLADRLAAQGVAAPEATAATLIALIDGIVLHRALGPGPDAADLMAVLRRLVAPG; encoded by the coding sequence ATGCGCGCGACCACGGCCGATCGGGGCCGCGAGGTGCGTCGGCGGCTGCTCCACGTGGCCGCCGAACTGATCGCCGAGCGCGGCTGGACGGCGGTCAGCACCCGCCTGATCGCCGAACGGGCGGGCGTCACGCCCGGCGTGGTGCACTACCACTTCGCCTCGATGCGCGCCCTGCTCGCCGAGGCGGCGCTCGGCGTCATCCGCGACCTGGCCGAGCGGCTCGGCACGGGCCTGGACCAGGCGGGCACGCCCGACGAGGCGCTCGGGCTCATCGCCGGTTTCCTGCGGGACTACGACGGCACCGACCCGACGTCACTGCTGTTCGCCGAGACCTACCTGGCCGCCGGTCGCGACGACGACCTGCGCCGCGCCCTCGGCGAGGTCGTCGGCGGGCTCCGGCGGCGGCTGGCCGACCGGCTCGCCGCGCAGGGGGTGGCCGCGCCCGAGGCGACCGCGGCCACGTTGATCGCCCTCATCGACGGCATCGTGCTGCACCGCGCGCTCGGCCCCGGGCCCGACGCCGCGGACCTGATGGCCGTGCTGCGCCGCCTCGTCGCGCCCGGGTGA
- a CDS encoding serine hydrolase domain-containing protein — MTDEPDLTRVRARVTELLAEYRIPSAAIGVLHDGRVTDFAVGLKNLETREPATTDTVYQCGSMTKTWTALAFMRFVDEGKVGLDEPVRTYLPGFRVADPEVSAKVTPRHLLNHTNGIEEDIGDPGEGEDVYERMVATIADAHQVHPLGHTHGYSAALGYAILARVMEVIDGKPWDAVMRDRLFVPLGLTATTTWQGQVDPDRAATGYLIPSLDEDPLLSPVAHLPRSFGPGGNIASTAREVLAMAHVLLNEGQAPDGTRVLSPEAVREMTRSRVPIPDPYTFGPEWALGLIVCDWHGETVYAHDGSTIGQHARLRVLPGSGTAITMLANAGPRDGFYRKVFDEILSTLNLTTIPALPAPDPALILDLSRYEGAYERPGIRYEVRAEAGSLALTLVQNPVQAAFLRQPERVRYELRPISETHFLMLPDDPREDPQTVAIYDFTDGPARYLHTNCRVNPRTTDPTPR, encoded by the coding sequence ATGACCGACGAACCGGATCTGACGCGCGTCCGCGCCCGGGTGACCGAGCTCCTCGCCGAGTACCGGATCCCGAGCGCGGCGATCGGCGTCCTCCACGACGGGCGGGTCACCGACTTCGCCGTCGGCCTGAAGAACCTGGAGACGCGCGAACCCGCGACGACCGACACCGTCTACCAGTGCGGATCCATGACCAAGACGTGGACCGCCCTCGCCTTCATGCGCTTCGTCGACGAAGGGAAGGTCGGCCTGGACGAGCCGGTGCGGACGTACCTGCCCGGTTTCCGGGTCGCCGACCCCGAGGTCAGCGCCAAGGTCACCCCCCGGCACCTGCTGAACCACACGAACGGCATCGAGGAGGACATCGGAGACCCCGGCGAGGGCGAGGACGTGTACGAGCGCATGGTCGCCACCATCGCCGACGCGCACCAGGTCCACCCGCTCGGCCACACCCACGGATACAGCGCCGCCCTCGGCTACGCGATCCTCGCCCGCGTCATGGAGGTGATCGACGGCAAACCGTGGGACGCCGTCATGCGCGACCGCCTGTTCGTCCCCCTCGGCCTGACGGCCACGACCACCTGGCAGGGGCAGGTGGACCCGGACCGGGCCGCCACGGGATACCTGATCCCGTCCCTCGACGAGGACCCGCTCCTCTCACCCGTGGCCCATCTACCCCGCTCGTTCGGCCCCGGAGGCAACATCGCCTCGACCGCCCGGGAGGTACTCGCGATGGCGCACGTCCTCCTCAACGAGGGACAGGCGCCGGACGGCACCCGCGTCCTCTCGCCGGAGGCCGTCCGCGAGATGACGCGATCCCGCGTGCCGATACCCGACCCGTACACCTTCGGGCCGGAATGGGCCCTCGGCCTGATCGTCTGCGACTGGCACGGCGAGACCGTCTACGCGCACGACGGCAGCACCATCGGCCAGCACGCCCGCCTGCGCGTCCTGCCCGGCTCGGGCACCGCCATCACGATGCTGGCGAACGCGGGACCACGCGACGGCTTCTACCGGAAAGTGTTCGACGAGATCCTCTCCACCCTGAACCTGACCACGATCCCCGCCCTGCCGGCCCCCGACCCGGCGCTCATCCTCGATCTCTCCCGCTACGAAGGCGCCTACGAGCGCCCCGGCATCCGCTACGAGGTACGCGCCGAAGCCGGGAGCCTCGCCCTCACCCTGGTCCAGAACCCCGTGCAGGCCGCCTTCCTCCGCCAACCAGAACGCGTGAGATACGAACTCCGCCCCATCAGCGAAACCCACTTCCTGATGCTCCCCGACGACCCCCGAGAAGACCCCCAGACCGTAGCCATCTACGACTTCACCGACGGCCCGGCCCGCTACCTCCACACCAACTGCCGCGTGAACCCGAGAACCACCGACCCCACCCCCCGGTAA
- a CDS encoding NAD(P)/FAD-dependent oxidoreductase produces the protein MAVVGGGIAGLSTAYHLRDDARVTLFEADSRLGGHANTIEVREGEKTLGLDTAFIVYNEAHYPMLTEFFRELDVPTQDHPGRFSFFDLDRGRSYVSEDFELTEEEIGRRYDADFTGLWREARRFQTEAPRDFVRKRADIPLGEYLDRNGYSAAFRYGFVVLIATAAWSVPAERIWEMPASTVIAFFFAHGHEGLGGRTAPWRTVTGGSVSYVRRAADLLTRSGADLRLGSPVKQVAQDGDQVVVHGPGGPERFDHVVLATHADDALAVLAEPTAAQRRLEVIRYHGTRTVLHTDASVMPADRERWRSWNYGRVGDGEGQRSWVVYYLNELQHLRAGADYFVTLDCPLPIREDAVIQEMAYRHPVFTTEVRALQRDIHTINNDDSRIKLAGSYFHSRKMGIDIIGSHESAFDSGAAAAEAVRRTAGIALARA, from the coding sequence GTGGCGGTCGTCGGCGGCGGGATAGCGGGTTTGTCCACCGCGTATCACCTGCGGGACGACGCGCGTGTGACATTGTTCGAGGCCGATTCCCGGCTGGGCGGCCACGCCAACACGATCGAGGTGCGCGAGGGCGAGAAGACCCTCGGTCTCGACACGGCGTTCATCGTGTACAACGAGGCGCACTATCCCATGCTGACCGAGTTCTTCCGCGAACTCGACGTGCCCACGCAGGACCACCCGGGTCGATTCTCCTTCTTCGACCTGGACCGCGGGCGCAGCTATGTGTCGGAGGATTTCGAGCTCACGGAAGAGGAGATCGGCCGGCGTTACGACGCCGATTTCACCGGCCTGTGGCGCGAGGCGCGCCGGTTCCAGACCGAGGCCCCGCGCGACTTCGTCAGGAAGCGCGCCGACATCCCCCTCGGCGAGTACCTGGACCGCAACGGCTACAGCGCCGCGTTCCGGTACGGCTTCGTGGTGCTGATCGCCACCGCCGCCTGGTCGGTGCCCGCCGAGCGGATCTGGGAGATGCCGGCGAGCACGGTCATCGCCTTCTTCTTCGCGCACGGCCACGAAGGGCTCGGCGGCCGTACCGCTCCCTGGCGCACGGTCACCGGCGGCAGCGTCTCCTACGTGCGCCGCGCGGCCGACCTGCTCACCCGCTCCGGCGCCGACCTGCGGCTCGGCTCGCCGGTCAAGCAGGTCGCGCAGGACGGCGACCAGGTCGTCGTGCACGGCCCCGGCGGGCCCGAGCGCTTCGACCACGTGGTGCTCGCCACGCACGCCGACGACGCGCTGGCCGTGCTCGCCGAGCCGACCGCGGCCCAGCGGCGGCTGGAGGTCATCCGCTACCACGGCACCCGCACCGTCCTGCACACCGACGCCTCGGTGATGCCGGCCGACCGGGAGCGGTGGCGCAGCTGGAACTACGGCCGGGTCGGCGACGGCGAGGGCCAGCGGTCGTGGGTCGTGTACTACCTCAACGAGCTGCAGCACCTGCGGGCCGGCGCCGACTATTTCGTCACGCTGGACTGCCCGCTGCCGATCCGCGAGGACGCCGTCATCCAGGAAATGGCCTACCGGCACCCCGTCTTCACCACCGAGGTGCGCGCGCTCCAGCGCGACATCCACACGATCAACAATGACGACTCCCGTATCAAGCTCGCCGGTTCCTATTTCCACTCCCGGAAGATGGGAATCGACATCATCGGCAGTCACGAATCGGCTTTCGACTCCGGCGCGGCCGCGGCAGAGGCCGTTCGCCGCACGGCGGGAATCGCCCTGGCCCGCGCCTAG
- a CDS encoding RNA polymerase sigma factor, with product MDGAEAWTPGSPSPRELLAAACREGDQRAWGELIKLYTPVVWSVARSFRLRAADCEDVCQLAWLRVVENIDRLREPAKFASWLVTITRREAIKHIERNRRHVPVGDYAPFDDRPDDTVSVEDAVIDRWQDPRTLEAFRGLEKHHQALLAMLMHEPAMSYDEISAALDMPRGSIGPTRNRILRRLRESVRPEPALAG from the coding sequence ATGGACGGCGCCGAGGCGTGGACGCCCGGTTCCCCGAGCCCGCGCGAGCTGCTGGCGGCGGCGTGCCGGGAGGGCGACCAGCGGGCGTGGGGGGAGCTCATCAAGCTCTACACCCCTGTCGTGTGGTCCGTGGCCCGATCGTTCCGATTACGGGCGGCGGACTGCGAGGACGTCTGCCAGCTCGCCTGGCTGCGTGTAGTGGAGAACATCGACCGGCTGCGCGAACCGGCCAAGTTCGCGTCGTGGCTGGTCACGATAACCCGCCGTGAGGCGATCAAGCACATCGAACGGAACCGGCGGCACGTGCCCGTAGGGGACTACGCGCCGTTCGACGACCGGCCCGACGACACCGTGTCCGTGGAGGACGCCGTCATCGACCGCTGGCAGGACCCCCGGACGCTGGAGGCGTTCCGCGGCCTGGAGAAGCACCACCAAGCGTTGCTGGCCATGCTGATGCACGAGCCGGCCATGAGCTACGACGAGATCAGCGCCGCGCTGGACATGCCCCGCGGCTCCATCGGCCCCACCCGGAACCGGATCCTGCGCCGCCTGCGCGAGAGCGTCCGGCCCGAACCCGCACTCGCCGGCTGA
- a CDS encoding FAD-dependent oxidoreductase, with the protein MKVVVCGAGIAGLALAWRLRSHGAEVVLVEKASGPRAEGYMLDFFGPGYDAAEAMGVLPRIRELGYRVDEMTYHDHNGRTRSRMAYAQLAKVVRGRLTSVTRPDLERALREGLPAGIDVRYATTITRIDDRPDGVTLTLTGGGTRPAGSHADGVTPSGVDVIDADLLVGADGVHSWVRAQVFGPEREHLRYLGFHTAAYTFHDPDVHARVAGRFSLTDTVDRQMGFYGLRDGRVAVFAVHRAADPAPPADPRAALREEYRTLGWVVPRALAACPPPDEVYYDQVAQIDMPAWSRGRVALVGDAAYAVSLLAGQGASLGIAGACLLADLLAADSPVETALRAYEQALRPVIADKQRVARDGARWFVPATTGRLRLRRAALKLSHLPLVNRAVATTIAGKPTTLTDL; encoded by the coding sequence ATGAAGGTGGTCGTCTGCGGAGCCGGCATCGCCGGGCTCGCCCTCGCGTGGCGCCTGCGCTCCCACGGCGCCGAGGTCGTGCTCGTGGAGAAGGCGTCCGGGCCCCGCGCCGAGGGGTACATGCTCGACTTCTTCGGCCCCGGCTACGACGCCGCCGAGGCCATGGGCGTACTGCCACGCATCCGCGAGCTCGGATACCGCGTGGACGAGATGACCTACCACGACCACAACGGCCGCACGCGCTCGCGTATGGCATACGCCCAGCTCGCCAAGGTCGTGCGGGGCCGCCTGACCAGCGTCACGCGCCCCGACCTCGAACGCGCCCTCCGCGAAGGGCTTCCCGCCGGAATCGACGTACGGTACGCCACCACGATCACCCGCATCGACGATCGTCCCGACGGCGTCACGCTCACCCTCACCGGCGGCGGCACACGTCCGGCCGGCTCCCACGCCGACGGCGTCACCCCCTCTGGCGTGGACGTGATCGACGCCGATCTGCTGGTCGGCGCCGACGGCGTGCACTCGTGGGTCCGCGCCCAGGTGTTCGGGCCGGAGCGGGAGCACCTGCGCTACCTGGGCTTCCACACCGCCGCCTACACGTTCCACGACCCGGACGTCCACGCGCGGGTCGCGGGCCGGTTCAGCCTGACCGACACCGTCGACCGGCAGATGGGCTTCTACGGCCTGCGCGACGGGCGCGTCGCCGTCTTCGCGGTGCACCGCGCCGCCGACCCCGCGCCACCCGCCGACCCCCGTGCGGCACTCCGGGAGGAGTACAGGACCCTCGGCTGGGTGGTGCCGCGCGCCCTGGCCGCCTGCCCGCCGCCCGACGAGGTGTACTACGACCAGGTCGCCCAGATCGACATGCCGGCCTGGAGCCGCGGCAGGGTCGCGCTGGTCGGCGACGCCGCGTACGCGGTGTCCCTGCTGGCCGGCCAGGGCGCTTCCCTCGGCATCGCCGGCGCCTGCCTGCTGGCCGACCTGCTGGCCGCGGACAGCCCCGTCGAGACCGCGCTGCGCGCCTACGAACAGGCCCTGCGCCCGGTGATCGCCGACAAACAGCGGGTGGCCCGCGACGGCGCACGCTGGTTCGTCCCCGCGACCACCGGCCGGCTCCGCCTCCGTCGCGCGGCCCTCAAGCTGTCCCACCTCCCACTCGTCAACCGTGCCGTGGCCACCACGATCGCCGGCAAACCCACCACGCTCACCGACCTGTAA
- a CDS encoding DUF305 domain-containing protein — translation MKRFITVPAALLAAGVLVTGCGAGETGPESQAGGGHMSPMMSPTNMPTGMPSGMPSGMPSGTPSGTPSPPYSGQDVMFAQMMIPHHRQAVEMAGLAASRAAGTEVKRLAEQIEAAQGPEIAAMSGWLAGWDMPVAQDMASMGHDMKGMMSDGDMRRLKGMSGAAFDRAFLRMMIEHHEGAVSMAEYERTGGSFAPAKEMAASIVTSQKAEIATMRRLLDQK, via the coding sequence GTGAAACGTTTCATCACCGTTCCCGCCGCCCTGCTGGCGGCCGGAGTGCTCGTCACCGGCTGCGGCGCGGGCGAGACCGGCCCCGAGTCGCAGGCGGGCGGCGGCCACATGTCGCCGATGATGTCGCCCACCAACATGCCCACCGGGATGCCGTCCGGGATGCCGTCCGGGATGCCGTCCGGCACTCCCAGCGGTACGCCGTCCCCGCCGTACTCCGGGCAGGACGTCATGTTCGCCCAGATGATGATCCCCCACCACCGGCAGGCGGTGGAGATGGCCGGGCTGGCGGCGTCGCGGGCCGCCGGTACCGAGGTCAAGCGGCTCGCCGAGCAGATCGAGGCGGCCCAGGGGCCCGAGATCGCGGCCATGAGCGGCTGGCTGGCCGGCTGGGACATGCCGGTCGCCCAGGACATGGCGTCGATGGGGCACGACATGAAGGGCATGATGTCCGACGGCGACATGCGCCGGCTCAAGGGCATGTCCGGCGCCGCCTTCGACCGGGCGTTCCTCCGCATGATGATCGAGCACCACGAGGGGGCGGTCTCCATGGCCGAGTACGAACGGACGGGCGGGAGCTTCGCGCCCGCCAAGGAGATGGCCGCGTCCATCGTCACGAGCCAGAAAGCGGAGATCGCCACGATGCGGCGGCTGCTCGACCAGAAGTAG
- a CDS encoding ion transporter gives MAPHERVRSVLENRLTQRVIIAVIIVNAVTIGCETSSALMERAGGFLHVVDRVALGIFALELAARLYAYRGAFFKDPWNWFDAVIVTLALIPASGPTSILRALRILRALRLLSVVPSMRRVVSALLAAVPGMASIIGLLVLLIYIAAVIATKLFGDIAPDRFDELPRSLFTLFQIMTGDDWGNTAQTVMEHKPWAWIFFIVYILMSTFVALNLFIAVVVNAMNDAEPSPAENRAEVELRELKEDMAVLNAKLDRLLARPNGHQPRSRTPA, from the coding sequence GTGGCACCACACGAGCGTGTTCGTTCCGTCCTGGAGAACCGGCTGACGCAGCGGGTGATCATCGCGGTCATCATCGTGAACGCCGTCACCATCGGGTGCGAGACCAGCTCCGCCCTGATGGAGCGGGCCGGCGGCTTCCTGCACGTGGTCGACAGGGTGGCGCTGGGGATCTTCGCGCTGGAGCTGGCCGCGCGCCTGTACGCCTACCGCGGGGCGTTCTTCAAGGACCCGTGGAACTGGTTCGACGCCGTGATCGTGACGCTGGCGCTGATCCCGGCGTCCGGGCCGACGTCGATCCTGCGCGCGCTGCGCATCCTGCGCGCCCTGCGGCTGCTGTCGGTGGTGCCGAGCATGCGGCGCGTGGTGAGCGCGCTGCTGGCCGCCGTCCCGGGCATGGCCTCGATCATCGGGCTGCTGGTCCTGCTGATCTACATCGCGGCGGTGATCGCGACCAAGCTGTTCGGCGACATCGCGCCGGATCGTTTCGACGAGCTGCCCCGGTCGCTGTTCACGCTGTTCCAGATCATGACGGGCGATGACTGGGGCAACACCGCGCAGACCGTGATGGAGCACAAGCCCTGGGCGTGGATCTTCTTCATCGTCTACATCCTGATGTCCACGTTCGTGGCGCTGAACCTGTTCATCGCCGTCGTCGTGAACGCCATGAACGACGCCGAGCCGTCGCCCGCGGAGAACCGGGCCGAGGTCGAGCTGCGCGAGCTCAAGGAGGACATGGCCGTGCTCAACGCCAAGCTCGACCGGCTCCTCGCCCGGCCCAACGGGCATCAGCCCCGGTCCCGTACCCCGGCCTGA
- a CDS encoding TetR/AcrR family transcriptional regulator, producing MSSTSRRQRVRDATLRELMAVSREILTTQGAEALTIRAVAREMGMTPPGIYRYFDSHRKLMDAVIVDILDELTEYIASATDEQDKSETARRLIAASRALRRWAVEHVPEFQLALVVATPEDDDAVVRQARAQVGALFGDIFLHVWHEYGTSATVPGIHPAASEALADRLLERLQIPLPSSEAAVAFTRCWLRLFGMVCVESLGLTRVIGDHSGALFEAELSDLARMLGLPESALEAGR from the coding sequence ATGAGCAGTACGTCACGCCGGCAGAGGGTTCGCGACGCCACGCTGCGCGAGCTCATGGCCGTGAGCCGCGAGATCCTGACGACCCAGGGCGCCGAGGCCCTGACGATCCGCGCGGTGGCCCGCGAGATGGGGATGACCCCGCCGGGCATCTACCGCTACTTCGACAGCCATCGCAAGCTCATGGACGCGGTCATCGTCGACATCCTCGACGAGCTGACCGAGTACATCGCCTCCGCCACCGACGAGCAGGACAAGTCAGAAACGGCGCGCCGTCTCATCGCGGCCAGCCGAGCCCTGCGGCGCTGGGCCGTCGAACACGTGCCGGAGTTCCAGCTCGCCCTGGTCGTGGCCACCCCCGAGGACGACGATGCCGTGGTCAGGCAGGCGCGCGCCCAGGTCGGTGCGTTGTTCGGCGACATCTTCCTCCACGTCTGGCACGAGTACGGCACGTCCGCCACCGTGCCCGGCATCCATCCGGCGGCGAGCGAGGCCCTGGCCGACCGGCTGCTCGAACGGCTGCAGATCCCCCTGCCGTCGTCCGAGGCCGCGGTCGCCTTCACGCGCTGCTGGCTGCGCCTGTTCGGCATGGTCTGCGTGGAGTCGCTCGGGCTGACGCGGGTCATCGGGGACCACTCAGGCGCGCTGTTCGAGGCCGAGCTGTCCGACCTCGCCCGCATGCTCGGCCTCCCGGAGTCGGCGCTGGAGGCCGGCCGCTGA
- a CDS encoding acyl carrier protein, whose product MNNQVTAAPAELTETEVREWLVGKLAHRLGVPAEQVDTDQYFDEFDLDSTEALVLSGELENWLGFELETTALWYHPTINELAGYIVEKQRDATAR is encoded by the coding sequence ATGAACAACCAGGTGACCGCGGCGCCCGCCGAGCTGACCGAGACAGAGGTCCGCGAATGGCTGGTCGGAAAGCTTGCCCACCGGCTCGGCGTGCCGGCGGAACAGGTGGACACCGACCAGTATTTCGACGAGTTCGACCTGGACTCGACCGAGGCGCTCGTCCTTTCCGGCGAGCTGGAGAACTGGCTCGGATTCGAGCTGGAGACCACCGCCCTCTGGTACCACCCGACCATCAACGAGCTCGCCGGCTACATCGTGGAGAAGCAGCGCGATGCGACGGCCCGATAG